The Flavobacterium jumunjinense genome includes a region encoding these proteins:
- the pseI gene encoding pseudaminic acid synthase, which produces MKIANFEIHKNSPVFIIAELSANHNGSLETALETVKAAKRAGANCIKLQTYTAETITLDSDKPDFVIKGTIWDGRKLYDLYKEAYTPWEWHEQIYKAAEAEGLICFSSPFDKTAVDYLENLNTPAYKIASFEITDIPLIEYAASKMKPIIISTGIAELADIELAVEACKRVGNHDIALLKCTSSYPAPVEEANMSMIKDLAERFNVISGLSDHTMGATVPIVATALGGKIIEKHFILDRSIGGPDASFSMNEEEFTAMVKAVREAEKAVGNVDYTLTEKQAKGKDFSRSLYIAENITEGEVFTESNLRSVRPGFGLHPKHFNGILGKKANQKLEKGTPMSLDFIQ; this is translated from the coding sequence ATGAAAATAGCAAATTTCGAAATACATAAAAATTCTCCAGTATTCATTATTGCAGAATTGTCAGCCAATCATAACGGAAGTTTAGAAACCGCTTTAGAAACTGTAAAAGCAGCAAAAAGAGCTGGTGCCAACTGTATAAAATTGCAAACCTATACTGCCGAAACTATTACACTAGATTCTGACAAACCTGATTTTGTAATTAAAGGTACAATTTGGGATGGAAGAAAACTATACGATTTATACAAAGAAGCATATACGCCTTGGGAATGGCATGAACAAATTTACAAAGCGGCTGAAGCTGAAGGCTTAATTTGTTTTTCATCTCCTTTTGACAAAACAGCTGTCGATTATTTAGAAAACTTGAATACTCCTGCTTATAAAATTGCATCTTTCGAGATAACTGATATTCCTTTGATTGAATATGCAGCTTCTAAAATGAAGCCTATTATTATATCTACAGGAATAGCTGAATTGGCTGATATTGAGCTAGCTGTTGAAGCTTGTAAGCGCGTTGGCAATCATGATATTGCGTTATTAAAATGTACGTCAAGTTATCCAGCTCCTGTTGAAGAAGCAAATATGAGTATGATAAAAGATTTAGCAGAACGATTTAATGTCATTTCTGGTTTATCCGATCATACTATGGGCGCAACTGTTCCAATTGTGGCAACAGCTTTAGGTGGAAAAATTATTGAAAAACATTTTATTCTGGATAGAAGTATTGGTGGACCAGATGCTTCTTTTTCAATGAACGAAGAAGAATTCACAGCAATGGTTAAAGCTGTTCGTGAGGCTGAAAAAGCTGTAGGAAATGTTGATTATACTTTAACAGAAAAACAAGCTAAAGGAAAAGACTTTAGCCGTTCTTTATACATTGCAGAAAATATTACTGAAGGAGAAGTGTTTACAGAAAGTAATTTGCGTTCTGTTCGTCCTGGTTTTGGTTTACATCCTAAGCATTTCAATGGCATTTTAGGAAAAAAAGCCAATCAAAAATTAGAAAAAGGAACACCAATGTCTTTAGACTTTATACAATAA
- a CDS encoding capsular polysaccharide export protein, LipB/KpsS family, whose product MNPLDTIHNQTILIQSSFHPTPHLETEMEIAERLLAQNNTIYWLVCKKDFKVCFNNPTHDKWICNVCISREKKGIQEVKKNAKNPENLIIIEYSNYLKFEEYVSKQNLKLDFKSIQELKSYSYNDYDLGMATASSLVSFTRDHEPKLDNHQNFIADGIKTGAYLFETFNTITKSINPDLVIFFNGRFVENRPLLRTCQQNNIKYATHERGGKLNTFLFRENSIPHSIETVSKEMESLWKNAEDDKNEIGKRFYTNRIERVEDAWYSFTKEQQEGRLPESFKHNEGKKVITIFNSSLDEYEGLEGFGPYFYENDNLGIKQIAQSLSAHENIKLYLRIHPNLKGIDNAQNKFIKEELKTIDSIEIIGAEDSVDTYALINKSDIIVVFGSTVGAEAAFAGKNVILLGRAAYEKLNCFYIPTSHEETINAITNSTFVFPKIDSEETLKYGYWNENFGIKYQKYKPINISKGTYKGKKIKANRITSELKRFFNNKK is encoded by the coding sequence ATGAATCCACTCGATACGATACACAATCAAACCATACTAATACAAAGTTCTTTCCACCCTACTCCACATTTAGAAACGGAAATGGAAATTGCAGAACGATTATTAGCACAAAACAATACCATCTATTGGTTAGTTTGTAAGAAAGATTTCAAAGTCTGTTTTAACAATCCTACACATGATAAATGGATTTGTAATGTTTGTATTTCTAGAGAAAAAAAGGGAATTCAAGAAGTTAAAAAAAACGCTAAAAATCCAGAAAATTTAATTATTATTGAATATTCAAATTATTTAAAGTTTGAAGAATATGTATCGAAACAAAATTTAAAACTTGATTTCAAATCTATTCAAGAATTAAAAAGTTACTCTTATAATGATTATGATTTAGGTATGGCAACAGCTTCTTCTTTAGTATCATTTACTAGAGATCATGAACCTAAATTAGATAATCATCAAAATTTTATTGCAGATGGTATTAAAACGGGAGCTTATTTGTTTGAAACTTTTAATACAATAACGAAAAGCATTAATCCAGATTTAGTAATCTTTTTTAATGGTCGTTTTGTTGAAAATCGTCCATTATTACGTACTTGTCAACAAAATAATATTAAATATGCTACTCATGAAAGAGGTGGTAAATTAAATACTTTCTTATTTAGAGAAAATTCAATTCCGCATTCAATTGAAACTGTAAGTAAGGAAATGGAATCTTTATGGAAAAACGCAGAAGATGATAAAAATGAGATCGGAAAACGCTTTTATACCAATAGAATAGAACGTGTTGAAGACGCTTGGTATTCATTCACAAAAGAGCAGCAAGAAGGTCGACTACCTGAAAGTTTTAAACATAATGAAGGTAAAAAAGTCATCACTATTTTTAATTCTTCATTAGATGAATATGAAGGTTTAGAAGGGTTTGGTCCTTATTTTTATGAAAACGATAATTTAGGAATTAAACAGATTGCCCAATCTCTTTCAGCTCATGAAAATATAAAACTATATCTTAGGATACATCCTAATTTAAAAGGTATTGATAATGCTCAGAATAAATTTATAAAAGAAGAATTAAAGACAATTGATAGTATAGAAATTATTGGAGCAGAAGATAGCGTAGATACTTATGCTTTAATCAACAAAAGTGATATTATAGTTGTATTTGGTTCTACGGTTGGTGCAGAAGCAGCGTTTGCTGGCAAAAATGTGATTCTATTAGGAAGAGCTGCATATGAGAAATTGAATTGTTTTTATATTCCAACATCTCATGAAGAAACTATAAATGCAATAACGAATTCTACTTTTGTATTTCCAAAAATTGATAGTGAAGAGACTTTAAAATATGGCTATTGGAATGAAAACTTTGGTATTAAATATCAAAAATATAAGCCAATCAACATATCTAAAGGAACATACAAAGGAAAAAAAATAAAAGCGAACCGTATTACTAGTGAGTTAAAAAGGTTTTTTAATAACAAGAAATAA
- the ypfJ gene encoding KPN_02809 family neutral zinc metallopeptidase, whose protein sequence is MKWQGRRQSDNVEDRRGMSSKGKVVAGGGIIGIIVLLLQVFGGDTGKMVAPMLEQMNQGQATEQTTEQRALTPEEIELGGFAKTVFADTEDIWTKIFRDNQIGTYEKPKMVLFTDAVQTACGSATAASGPFYCPADKKVYMDLRFFEELRTRFGAKGGDFAIAYVIAHEVGHHVQTLLGTSQKVRQQQQNLSKVDGNKLSVCLELQADFYAGLWAHYNKKYLEEGDIEEALSAAHAVGDDAIQSKMQGHVVPDSFTHGTSKQRMKWFMKGYNSGDINLHDTFKEEL, encoded by the coding sequence ATGAAATGGCAAGGAAGAAGACAAAGTGATAATGTAGAAGACAGAAGAGGAATGTCTTCAAAAGGGAAAGTAGTAGCTGGTGGTGGAATTATTGGTATTATTGTATTGTTATTGCAAGTTTTTGGAGGTGATACTGGAAAAATGGTTGCTCCAATGTTAGAACAAATGAATCAAGGGCAAGCAACAGAACAAACTACAGAACAAAGAGCACTAACTCCAGAAGAAATTGAGTTAGGGGGTTTTGCTAAAACTGTTTTTGCTGATACAGAAGACATTTGGACAAAGATTTTTAGGGATAATCAAATCGGTACATACGAAAAACCAAAAATGGTATTGTTTACAGATGCTGTTCAAACCGCTTGTGGTAGTGCAACTGCTGCTTCGGGACCATTTTACTGTCCAGCTGATAAAAAAGTATACATGGATTTGCGATTTTTCGAAGAATTACGCACACGTTTTGGAGCAAAAGGAGGCGATTTTGCCATTGCCTATGTAATTGCTCATGAAGTAGGTCACCATGTTCAAACATTATTAGGAACTTCTCAAAAAGTAAGACAACAACAGCAAAACCTAAGCAAAGTTGATGGGAATAAATTATCGGTATGTTTAGAATTACAAGCCGATTTTTATGCAGGTCTTTGGGCTCATTATAATAAAAAATATTTAGAAGAAGGAGACATTGAAGAAGCATTAAGTGCAGCACATGCAGTAGGAGATGATGCCATTCAAAGTAAAATGCAAGGACATGTTGTTCCCGATTCTTTTACTCATGGAACGTCAAAACAACGTATGAAATGGTTTATGAAAGGTTACAACTCTGGAGATATTAATTTACACGATACTTTCAAAGAAGAATTATAA
- a CDS encoding peptidoglycan-binding domain-containing protein — translation MENYSIQSTQENQKSYNKQRTTSISNSVGINAVNNSNDVAIIQRLLINKGYSLSENGHINAIQSDPTIVSILNFQSNNSLRITGNIYPNDDTFKHLNLNHNPQNSTESDDESVHQPFATNAFFFRRKANNANTLNVIFEGDSWLDYPVPRVLDLYDTISDRNQRLNLNTLHLAKFGETTSDMYRDRSNFIQYISNYRIDRIYFSGGGNDVFPKLDRIVKSTHTTFQDNFFTNASKLAELRTLSGDALKRKCIQYRRYLNTTVFDNAIFNRTNLNSIFGSVYQNYMSFGAIVNAHTSERTRFYMHTYDYPMFKLGVKPSLAGVSLPLGPWVQPVFDQYRITDDILKAYIIIRLLDKFYYLLRYIKSKFSERFRFQTEIINFRGVLNDSRYWRDEIHPNSDGARRLATRVNF, via the coding sequence ATGGAAAATTATAGTATACAATCAACACAAGAAAATCAAAAGTCATATAATAAACAAAGAACAACTTCTATAAGTAATAGTGTTGGAATCAATGCAGTAAATAACTCAAATGACGTTGCAATAATTCAAAGATTATTAATAAACAAAGGATATTCTCTTAGTGAAAATGGTCATATTAACGCCATTCAATCTGATCCTACAATAGTATCCATTTTAAACTTTCAATCGAATAACAGTTTAAGGATTACGGGTAATATCTATCCAAATGACGATACATTTAAACATCTGAATTTGAATCATAATCCACAAAATAGTACAGAAAGTGATGATGAATCGGTACATCAACCATTTGCAACTAATGCTTTTTTCTTCAGACGAAAAGCAAATAATGCAAATACTTTGAATGTTATTTTTGAAGGAGATTCTTGGTTAGATTATCCAGTACCAAGAGTTTTAGATTTATATGATACAATAAGTGATAGGAACCAACGATTAAATTTAAATACACTTCATTTAGCTAAATTTGGAGAGACTACTTCAGATATGTATAGAGATAGATCAAATTTTATACAATATATTTCGAATTATAGAATTGATAGAATCTATTTCAGTGGTGGTGGAAATGACGTTTTTCCTAAATTAGATAGAATTGTTAAAAGTACGCACACAACTTTTCAAGACAATTTCTTTACAAATGCATCTAAATTAGCAGAATTGAGAACACTTTCTGGAGATGCTCTAAAAAGAAAATGCATACAGTATAGAAGGTATTTAAATACAACAGTGTTTGATAATGCAATATTTAACAGAACAAACTTAAATTCAATTTTCGGAAGTGTGTACCAAAACTATATGTCTTTTGGAGCAATTGTTAACGCCCACACAAGTGAGAGAACACGTTTTTATATGCACACTTACGATTATCCAATGTTTAAACTAGGAGTCAAGCCTTCTCTAGCGGGTGTTAGTCTACCATTAGGTCCTTGGGTACAACCTGTTTTTGATCAATATCGAATTACAGATGACATTTTGAAAGCGTATATTATCATTCGATTATTAGATAAATTCTATTACTTATTACGATATATTAAAAGTAAATTCAGTGAAAGATTTCGTTTTCAGACAGAAATTATAAACTTTAGAGGTGTTTTAAATGATTCTCGCTATTGGAGAGACGAAATTCATCCAAATTCTGATGGGGCTAGAAGATTAGCTACACGCGTTAATTTTTAG